ATTCTAAAATTTATCTCTCTTTCCGACTTGATAGCCTTGTCAACTTTAGATTCGCAAAAAACTATTTAGAATTTGAGATTCATTTGCAGATTGGCTGGGGCGTTAGTATGTAGTCTACTGCCTACCTAAAGGGTACATAATACTTTTTTCAATTCTATCGTGTGATCTAAAATCATATACATACATATGCCTTAATGAAAAAGGTCTTTTAAATATAAGTTTTGGTTGACTTGGAACCATACCAAACTAAAATCCAAAAGTTCATATTGCCAACAGTTCATATTGTCGCTTTAAAACATTTTCTCAATCTTTTAAATGTAAGTGGAAACTAAAATTCAAAAGTCATTGTTGTCCAGTCCCTTCAACGGTTCCATTTGAGGATAAGCTAATTTCAGGAATGGTCAACAATCTGAGTCATGGGAAGCTGACAAATCTGTTGTACAAGCAGTTATCAAGTTACTAGCAGGCGAACTTATTACTGGTACAATAATGTTTGAACTAACATTATTCTTTACTTCTCTTGGGAGAGGGAAGACTTGCGCACACACATTCCTTAATCGTGCTTTCATCATTCAAGTTACACATTATGCTACTTGTGTATTTCAGTTGCTTGTCTTAGTTTCATGAGCCATTTTTTCGTGCCATTTGAGATTGTGCAGATACTGTTCGAGGTTTAGCTGTAATGCCTGGTCTTGGGGTTATTTCTGCATCACATGACAGGTGAGTTAGCTTTTCTTTTGCAACTGATTTAAAAATTAATTGAGCTAGTATTTACGAATCAGGGAGGAACCGAAGTTAAATAAGATTAATTTTATTTTGCCAGTTGAGTTAGTATTTTGCCAAGATTAATTTCTTGATTTCTTTCCGACAAAAGTTAGTATGTGTTGAAGCTTTGCAAGAGATTcgggtttgttttgatttttaattgtGTTTCAATTTGTAGTAATTTTAATTCATGATTAAATCTATATTAGGTTCTTCTATTATGTTGAATTTAAGTTTTTTACTTTATAATAAGTTGTTTTATCTTGTGATATGGACATAATTGAACCGAAGGAAACCAAAAGGAGAAGGTTAACAACGTGCTCTTGTGCGATCAAGCTAGGGTTTAATCTGTGGTTTGCTTTGTAAGATCATTACTTCAGATGGTTTAGTAATTATAATGTATTTTCTATTTGATAAATATGGGTTTTGTTAGTATGTTACTAGATTAGGGTTCCTGTTTCGGAACTGTATGCTGTTACAGTTTTGATAAAAATAGGGTTTCTGAGTTGCATTAGTTTCTTTTAGTGTTGCATCATTTATAACAATCTTTTAGTTCACCGCTTTCCTATTGTTTTGTGGTTGAGAAATTCACcatttttcatatgttttctgATTGGTAGGAAGTTGAAGATAAAAAGCTGGTGACCTGTGTGAGTCTCCAAGCTAATCCAAATAGAAACAAAGTGTGATTTCGATGCGTTTTCTTGTTACAATTTTGAAAATTTGTGATTGTTGATACAGGACATCGATATGGCAAAGTATGCATTGGCATTAACGGGTCATTTGGATTGGCGAAAAGCTCATGCTTTTGAACATTCCATGTGTAAGTAAAGCCATTTTCATCCTATTTCAGTTTGCTAGCTTGATTTTTGGGCATCTAGTATTAGGGATTCTTCTTAAACTTGTCTCGTTGTATGTTTTCGTCAGGGTCCATGATAGCATATAGGTATGCTTGGTATATTCTCATAAGTTTTTTCTTTCGTTAGCCCATAGGTTTTTCCCATTTTTTCTTATTTACTTCCATTGGAGTGTAGGAAATTGGCTTACTGATTGGGATGGAAGATGTACGTGTACCACAAGATAAGCAAGCCGAGTATCTGTCGTCACTGCTTATCCCTTTATGCAATCAGGTAAGGGATGAATCCTTTCTTAAGGAAAGTTATTAGATGGGCATGGGAAGACATTTCTGTTAGTTGGAAAATTCGTGTTCACTGCTCTAACATGCATGAAGTAACTTTCATTCTCGTCTAGTTAATTTAGATAATGTTGTTCTGCTTTCTAGTCTAATTTCCCTTCTATTTAGGTCCAAGAGATGCTTTTAAATGCCAACATACAAAATCAGGAAGATTCTTATGCTAAAATTGCTAATACACAACAATTAATCATAGCAATTAATGCACTGAGCAAGGTATTCTTGTTGAGTCCACTAATTTGTATACTCTCGGTTTATTTTTGTTAGTTGTTCTGTGCACCAACATCCGCATGAACATTTCCTGATGTGAGTTCTTATGTGCCACCGTAAGATTAAGCTAATGTGTATTTGCATTTCTTTGTACTACTATTTTTCGTATCAAACATGTTGATGTTGTGTTAGTTTGGTGACATGTCTGAATTTTTACTCTGGTCTTTCTTTGTGGAAGACTTTAGATGTTCTCCTTCAAATTCTTGTGGTGTTTCCTAAAGTTGATCCTCTACAGTAAGTTGTCTAATGCCTATTTGATTCTATCATTTGTATCAATATAAAAGATAATCAATTTGATTATCTAAGGTAACATGTATTATAAGGCTGCTGGCATGTAGTTGCAGTTCATATGTTTTCTTTAAATTATTCATATGTTTTCtttaaattattatttgagtGGGTACTTGTATGTGTAGTTGTAGGCGATGCTGGTCTCGAATATGTTCCCcatctctttattttttttactgtTAATTGATGTAGTCTTGGTTTTTTTGTGTTTGCAGCTTAGGGCTGGATTGATGGACCTGATTTGAGCCAGTTTGTCAGAAGATGAAGGTATATATTGGGAAGTCTTACCTTCAACTTAGTGTTGAAACTTCATGGTTGTAAATCGTGTAACATGAATATAAGTTAAGGTTTTCCAATTTAGTATTAGAAGTTTTCCGGACTTGGAACTCGGAAGTATTTTAGATGAACATTTTAGATAGGTGAAATTGTAAATTGTGTACACATTTCTATACAAATTTAGTTTTGAAGTCATTATCTATTTAATTTTGTTAAATTCAGTTTTGAGTCGTTATTAGTGATTCAGCTTTTAGTTGTTGATTCAGTTGAATCAGCTTTGGATTCAGCTGAACcaataatcaattttttttattaaatatcaTCAACAGAAACTACTGTGTCTATCAGTATTACCCGGATACTGTCAATGAAAGTAGTTCTTTTAAAGATTTCAACATTTGCCAAACACAGTTgttttggaaaaaaccacttCAATATTCCAACTGATGAACACAGTCGTTTTTAAAGATATTATCTCTTGTCTTGGCAgtggtttaacttccattttccactagtgtctcAACGGACAACTGGAATTCTATGATGTTGATGAGCTTGAAACAATGACCATTGCAGAGCATTTCATGGCGACAAACATTGAGTGGGATCCCACTGGAAGATATGTTGCAACATCTGTTACTTCAGTTCATGAGATGGAAAACGGGTTCAATATATGGTCTTTTACTGGAAAGCTGCTGTACAAAATCTCAAAGGATCACCTCCATCAGTTCTCGTGGCGTCCAAGGACACCATCTTTCTTGCCCGCTGGAAAAGGGGAAGAAATTTCAAAGAACCTTGAAAAATACAGCAAGAAATATGAAACTGAAGACCAGGATGCTGCTGCTCAGCTGCATGAAAAAGGCAGGCACAACCGAGAGATGATGCAACAAGAGTGGGACTCCTGGATCAAGCAATGGAAGCAACTGCACGAGGAAGAGAAATTAGAGAGGCAGCAGCTCCTAATAAATGGCGAAGCAAGTGATGATGAAGCATCATCATATGAAGCTGAACTAGTCGAGGTCTTAAAGAAGAGCTGCTGTTACTTGGGAGTTCGACCAAGAGTAGTTTCTCAAAGTGTCAATTACTTTTTCATTCTTCTTCCTATTTACATGTTGACAAACACCATTATAATAATATCGCAATGAGAAATCTATCTCCATTGTTTATTTTTACTGAATTCTATTCTAACTACAGCTGGCTAATGTTATTGTTTTGTCTATTCATTTTCGACCCCACGAAGAAAAATTTCTAGCTATAAATTTTGGAAGATACAAGTGTTGTTGCTGAAATTAAATAAGCTTTGGGTGCTTATCGACGTAACGTAAACACATCATCATACACTGATTGATCCAGATTGGCCACTAGCTACTAACTAGGCCTTTAGAATTAATATTAAAATCTATGAACCTACAGCTAGCGGTACCACCCTTACTGGCCATCTGCCCGAATAGCAACATCTCATGTTTAACATTCATTGATTTCTACCAACATGTCATTCTTGTAGTTAGCTGAAACCATATACGATACGTGTGTTCAATATTGATTTACGGGTCACATTACACATTAAAGTTTGTGTGTTCGAGATCATTCTCTCTTTGCCAAGTTCCTCTATATAAATAGATGAGAAGTGTGGTAGGAGACAAGTAGCAAAGATCTGCATCTCTTCAGAAGCTCATTTGTCGCCATCGACAGAAAAAAGACCACCAAAACATAAGCTAGAAGAGCCAAATTGGTGTTATGGGAAGTGAATCAGTAATCTCTGGTTACGGGAACGGCGAAATGGCACGACAACAAAATAAGGAAAGAACATCGTCTTCATCATGTGGCGGGATGTACTTTCAGATGCCGTTACACTATCCTAGGTACACCAAAGCTGAATACCAGACCATGCCCGAATGGAGGATAGATGCTCTGCTCAAAGAGTACGGTTTACCCGTTACCGGTGATATTGTTCACAAACGAAACTTCGCCATGGGGGCTTTCTTGTGGAGTCAGTAGAAGTTTCATTCAGTAAGAGTGTCAAGGGGAGCTAATGAACACTAATACCATGAATGTTTGTATCAGTAGATGAACATGAATTACGTACCCGTACCCGTCACCGTTGAATTGTATTTCTCTATATATGAATAACCGTAATGTTGTATTGTAATtatgttatgatctaaatatataTGTGGTTGGATTTACAATTCTTCTCGTTCTTCCTTCAAACTCCAAATCTTGATTTTCGATCCTTGACCAGTTTTGCACTTCAATGTTTCGAATCGTACAAGAAAAAGGTTTTGGTGTTATTAATCCCCTAGCTTAGCTATACGGCTCACTCTCGACATAAATTTCCTAAAAAGCAGGATTTATGTGATATGCCCATAGTTATGAACCGAACTCATTTGCATTCTGCTAACTGATCCAAGGTGGTTTACGCCTTCCAAGAGAGTCCATAATGGACGCCCCAAAAAAGCTCAATATGGCTTTGTTGTGAAGCACAATCAGACAAACTTGGCAAATGCAAACTCGGTCAAATTAATTTGGCCAAGTGCTTCCTCAAACTACGTTTGGTTCTGGATGTAATTTGAACTTGAACTTGACAGAACGCGAGGATTAAAATACCTCCAACATATATACTATTTCCGTCCCGAAAAAAGAATCACAGTTTTTCATTTTTGTCTATAATTTTTGTCTAAAAGGGAGTCTATAATTTTGGTCTAAAAGTGAGTTTCAATGAGGTACACTTATAAACCACGCCTTGCTTGATTTATGTGCAAGTTTTTAACTAATGTTGGAAACATTTAAATTACACGGGGGAGTTTTTGGCTGACTTTGTATCAGTATATAGCCCCCTTGATCATTGTGGGTTTTGTCCAAATCCTATTGCTAAATGTAACTTTGGGTTAACTTAAGCTTCCTCTATTGTGGATGCTGTAAGATAGTCTGCAAGGAACGCAAGTATGTTAAACTTGGGGTTTAAACTTAAGAATGGTGTGGGATGAACGGAATTTTGATCAGAACTCAGAAGTGTGGTGTGTGACCGCGGACTGGCTATGGATCACACTCAATTGACTGATGAACCACGTCCAAACAACTACTCTTGTAGGCAATCATGTAATCACAATTTTAAtttgaataaatacaaaaatgtCGAATAACCAAAAAAATAACTACTGTAATAAATATTATCGGCCATATTTTTCTTTGGCAGCTACTCTTGTGAACGCTCGGAGCTGAGATACACGAGAATATGGATACAGCAGGCTGCTATATCGTGCATTATTAATGAATTGGGTCCGAGCACATCCTGACATAACCTCAGGTACACGAAACATTGAAGGCTGCATCATTTCAAGGTATTTAATATGGTTCTGATATACATGGCTCAGAATTCCCAAAATTTCAGAAAATTCTAGATGATCATGACATTTACAAAAAATGAAGCTAGCAAAGGATGATCATGACCTCGCAATGCTCGCATTTCCATCTAGTAGTTTGTTTCCATCATCAGTTTTCCGCCACATATGGTTCATCGATCGACATAGGCATTTTTTTGAAGTGAATGCTAAAGGATACAATTTCATTTGCAGAACCTGCTTAATGCCCCGATGCTCCACAATTTTCACCCAACTTTTACTGATAATTAATAACTTTTATGGTCCAAAATTAAAATATGCCTCGTGTCCTAAAAATTGACTTGCTATTCAAGATCCGCTTCGTGATCTAGATTTCACATATTAGCCCAAATTTGCCATTGTAGCAATAAATTACATGGGGGTTCAAAACTTGTACTGTGACTTGAATTCTGCCACCGTAACCTAAAATTTGTCATTTCAACATAACTCTGTCTCAACCAAGAAAATACGTAACTCAAAACCTATCTTGCGGTGTAAATCCATGACTCGAAATCAACCACATGACCACAAAAATACCTTTTTTTTGGCCAGTATGACCCAAAAATCATAAGAAACCAGAAATTCACCCCGAGACAAACAATCCTCTATTACCCAAATTCATTATGTGACAATAAATCTACT
This portion of the Papaver somniferum cultivar HN1 chromosome 11, ASM357369v1, whole genome shotgun sequence genome encodes:
- the LOC113325211 gene encoding eukaryotic translation initiation factor 3 subunit B-like, which codes for MATNIEWDPTGRYVATSVTSVHEMENGFNIWSFTGKLLYKISKDHLHQFSWRPRTPSFLPAGKGEEISKNLEKYSKKYETEDQDAAAQLHEKGRHNREMMQQEWDSWIKQWKQLHEEEKLERQQLLINGEASDDEASSYEAELVEVLKKSCCYLGVRPRVVSQSVNYFFILLPIYMLTNTIIIISQ